A stretch of the Uranotaenia lowii strain MFRU-FL chromosome 3, ASM2978415v1, whole genome shotgun sequence genome encodes the following:
- the LOC129756060 gene encoding leucine-rich repeat-containing protein 15-like isoform X2 gives MVVLPKKVFETFPAIQYLSSDACNIQKLLSGTFANAQRLQELHLYNNKISKLNNFVFNGALQLEILSLYNNTIKYLEEHAFDGLGHLRQLYMDDNMIEKLPESLFSGLEELQILELQNNKIKEINDDQFILCSMLRELNLSSNMINTFNMSQLTGLNKLEILDIGKNYLDEVFVTKYLRTLNAQENQVSKILMDQGDFFQLTHLNLSRNNIANINNIFKFRNLIELDVSYNELITLDFVIFAFMKNLKDIKLNNNHLWIIDNGIPAPAKSLRTLNLAHNKFLFIDLVVFDTFPALENIYLHGNELIDMRIEDVEQNFPYLSLVSTDNNDWDCINLMNIVTTLERSYVKWSTGNRNCTKPEQHKFICCTSTEHHLREKIVRLTKEIYKSRKMIKQLIMENAELRTEVETQFLPTD, from the coding sequence ATGGTGGTGTTGCCAAAGAAAGTGTTCGAAACATTTCCGGCCATCCAATATTTGTCGAGCGACGCATGTAATATTCAGAAATTGTTGAGTGGAACCTTTGCCAATGCACAGAGACTTCAGGAGCTCCATTTGTATAATAACAAGATCTCGAAGTTGAATAATTTTGTCTTCAACGGGGCCCTTCAGTTGGAAATTTTATCGCTCTATAATAATACCATCAAGTATTTGGAAGAACATGCTTTCGATGGGTTGGGACATCTGAGACAGCTTTATATGGATGATAATATGATAGAAAAACTACCGGAAAGCTTGTTCTCTGGACTGGAAGAATTGCAAATTTTGGAGCTTCAGAATAataaaatcaaggaaatcaacGATGATCAATTCATTCTTTGTTCGATGCTACGAGAGCTGAATCTATCGTCAAATATGATTAACACATTCAACATGTCCCAACTTACCGGACTGAATAAGCTAGAAATATTGGATATTGGAAAAAACTATCTGGATGAAGTATTTGTCACCAAATATCTCCGAACACTCAATGCTCAGGAGAACCAGGTCAGTAAAATTCTTATggatcaaggtgatttttttcaactcacACATCTAAACCTATCACGAAACAACATCGCAAACATAAACAACATTTTCAAGTTTCGCAACCTAATTGAGCTTGATGTGTCGTACAATGAGCTAATTACGcttgattttgttattttcgcaTTCATGAAAAACCTAAAAGACATCAAACTGAACAACAACCACCTGTGGATAATCGACAATGGAATACCAGCCCCGGCCAAATCACTCCGCACGCTCAATTTGGCCCACAACAAGTTCCTATTTATAGATCTGGTCGTGTTCGATACATTTCCTGCTCTCGAGAATATTTACCTCCATGGAAACGAGCTAATCGATATGCGTATCGAAGACGTGGAACAGAACTTTCCGTATCTCTCTTTGGTTTCCACCGACAACAATGACTGGGACTGCATCAATCTGATGAACATCGTGACAACGCTGGAACGGTCTTACGTCAAATGGTCCACCGGGAATCGCAACTGCACCAAACCCGAACAGCACAAATTCATTTGCTGCACCTCGACGGAACATCACCTGAGGGAAAAGATTGTCCGGCTCACCAAGGAAATTTACAAGTCCCGGAAAATGATCAAACAACTTATCATGGAAAACGCCGAACTGCGGACGGAAGTGGAAACGCAATTCCTGCCCACGGATTAG
- the LOC129756060 gene encoding leucine-rich repeat-containing protein 15-like isoform X1 translates to MIVFKMTTSFWYFFLIGLCILARIIDGRREIKFNCTLTANYYDCLFRDVIIRSESEADSIFFGEQNFNDTSIAFRDCSMVVLPKKVFETFPAIQYLSSDACNIQKLLSGTFANAQRLQELHLYNNKISKLNNFVFNGALQLEILSLYNNTIKYLEEHAFDGLGHLRQLYMDDNMIEKLPESLFSGLEELQILELQNNKIKEINDDQFILCSMLRELNLSSNMINTFNMSQLTGLNKLEILDIGKNYLDEVFVTKYLRTLNAQENQVSKILMDQGDFFQLTHLNLSRNNIANINNIFKFRNLIELDVSYNELITLDFVIFAFMKNLKDIKLNNNHLWIIDNGIPAPAKSLRTLNLAHNKFLFIDLVVFDTFPALENIYLHGNELIDMRIEDVEQNFPYLSLVSTDNNDWDCINLMNIVTTLERSYVKWSTGNRNCTKPEQHKFICCTSTEHHLREKIVRLTKEIYKSRKMIKQLIMENAELRTEVETQFLPTD, encoded by the exons ATGATAGTGTTCAAAATGACAACGTCTTTCTGGTACTTTTT CTTGATTGGCCTCTGCATTCTGGCACGGATCATCGATGGACGGCGGGAGATTAAATTCAATTGCACCCTGACGGCAAACTATTATGACTGTTTGTTTCGCGATGTCATCATAAGGAGTGAATCGGAAGCGGACAGCATATTTTTCGGCGAGCAGAACTTCAACGACACCAGTATTGCATTTCGAGACTGTTCGATGGTGGTGTTGCCAAAGAAAGTGTTCGAAACATTTCCGGCCATCCAATATTTGTCGAGCGACGCATGTAATATTCAGAAATTGTTGAGTGGAACCTTTGCCAATGCACAGAGACTTCAGGAGCTCCATTTGTATAATAACAAGATCTCGAAGTTGAATAATTTTGTCTTCAACGGGGCCCTTCAGTTGGAAATTTTATCGCTCTATAATAATACCATCAAGTATTTGGAAGAACATGCTTTCGATGGGTTGGGACATCTGAGACAGCTTTATATGGATGATAATATGATAGAAAAACTACCGGAAAGCTTGTTCTCTGGACTGGAAGAATTGCAAATTTTGGAGCTTCAGAATAataaaatcaaggaaatcaacGATGATCAATTCATTCTTTGTTCGATGCTACGAGAGCTGAATCTATCGTCAAATATGATTAACACATTCAACATGTCCCAACTTACCGGACTGAATAAGCTAGAAATATTGGATATTGGAAAAAACTATCTGGATGAAGTATTTGTCACCAAATATCTCCGAACACTCAATGCTCAGGAGAACCAGGTCAGTAAAATTCTTATggatcaaggtgatttttttcaactcacACATCTAAACCTATCACGAAACAACATCGCAAACATAAACAACATTTTCAAGTTTCGCAACCTAATTGAGCTTGATGTGTCGTACAATGAGCTAATTACGcttgattttgttattttcgcaTTCATGAAAAACCTAAAAGACATCAAACTGAACAACAACCACCTGTGGATAATCGACAATGGAATACCAGCCCCGGCCAAATCACTCCGCACGCTCAATTTGGCCCACAACAAGTTCCTATTTATAGATCTGGTCGTGTTCGATACATTTCCTGCTCTCGAGAATATTTACCTCCATGGAAACGAGCTAATCGATATGCGTATCGAAGACGTGGAACAGAACTTTCCGTATCTCTCTTTGGTTTCCACCGACAACAATGACTGGGACTGCATCAATCTGATGAACATCGTGACAACGCTGGAACGGTCTTACGTCAAATGGTCCACCGGGAATCGCAACTGCACCAAACCCGAACAGCACAAATTCATTTGCTGCACCTCGACGGAACATCACCTGAGGGAAAAGATTGTCCGGCTCACCAAGGAAATTTACAAGTCCCGGAAAATGATCAAACAACTTATCATGGAAAACGCCGAACTGCGGACGGAAGTGGAAACGCAATTCCTGCCCACGGATTAG